Proteins from a genomic interval of Chryseobacterium indologenes:
- a CDS encoding trigger factor: MKVTAQNHDDVSALLTVTLEKSDYKEKVEKQLINYAKNAQVPGFRKGKVPLSMVKKQYEAGIAFEEINRQVSDALNNYVNENKLRLVGQPIPQPVNELDYNADQLEVAFEVGYEPEFTIDLAKYEAPHYKVEASEKEISKSIENMQKRFAEQVPQDKITKDSYIALEVSQVVEEDAEGEHHHHPKNVTITAENKEAFKLVKGLKMDGSVKVTKETLGGDEELAKELGFSKEEVEHLHHNEVEVKVKDFYSLDLAELNQDLFDKVYGEGNIKSEDELKDKVKTELDEYFQQNADVHFVNKVLEQVTEKEEVKLPETFLVKWLLFSNQNVQSEDQAKEILEAEKSQLRYQIIEGKLMTDNEINLDYADVLAQAEQLVKNQLAIYGIHHLGDEEIQKYAVEMLKDQEQVRQISSEVAMAKLKDVILEKASKKETKISHDEFLEELKK, translated from the coding sequence ATGAAGGTTACCGCACAAAACCATGATGATGTAAGTGCATTACTTACTGTAACATTGGAGAAATCTGACTACAAAGAAAAAGTAGAAAAGCAATTGATTAATTATGCTAAAAATGCGCAAGTTCCTGGGTTCAGAAAAGGGAAAGTGCCTTTGAGTATGGTTAAAAAACAATATGAAGCAGGTATTGCATTTGAAGAAATCAACAGACAGGTTTCTGATGCTTTGAACAACTATGTTAATGAAAACAAATTAAGATTAGTTGGTCAGCCAATTCCTCAGCCAGTAAACGAATTAGATTACAACGCTGATCAGTTGGAAGTTGCTTTCGAAGTAGGATATGAGCCTGAATTCACGATAGATTTAGCTAAATATGAAGCTCCTCACTATAAAGTAGAAGCTTCTGAAAAAGAAATCAGCAAGAGCATTGAAAACATGCAAAAGCGTTTCGCTGAGCAGGTTCCTCAAGATAAAATCACCAAAGATTCTTATATCGCTTTAGAAGTTTCTCAGGTTGTAGAAGAAGATGCTGAAGGAGAGCACCACCACCACCCAAAAAATGTTACTATAACAGCTGAAAACAAAGAAGCTTTCAAATTAGTAAAAGGGTTAAAAATGGATGGATCTGTAAAAGTGACGAAAGAAACTCTTGGAGGTGACGAAGAACTGGCTAAAGAATTAGGATTCAGCAAAGAAGAAGTTGAGCACCTACACCACAACGAAGTAGAAGTAAAAGTAAAAGACTTCTATTCATTAGATTTGGCTGAACTTAACCAGGATCTTTTCGACAAAGTATACGGAGAAGGAAACATCAAGTCTGAAGACGAGTTGAAAGACAAAGTAAAGACTGAATTGGATGAATATTTCCAGCAAAATGCTGATGTTCACTTTGTGAATAAAGTATTAGAGCAAGTAACAGAGAAGGAAGAAGTAAAACTTCCGGAAACTTTCCTTGTAAAGTGGTTACTATTCTCTAACCAGAATGTTCAGTCTGAAGATCAGGCTAAAGAAATTCTTGAAGCAGAGAAAAGCCAGCTAAGATACCAGATCATTGAAGGTAAATTGATGACTGATAACGAAATCAACCTTGACTACGCTGATGTATTGGCACAAGCTGAGCAATTAGTGAAAAACCAATTGGCTATCTACGGAATCCACCACTTAGGTGATGAGGAAATCCAGAAATATGCTGTTGAAATGCTGAAAGATCAGGAGCAGGTAAGACAAATCTCTTCTGAAGTTGCTATGGCAAAATTAAAAGATGTAATTCTTGAAAAAGCTAGCAAAA
- a CDS encoding ABC-F family ATP-binding cassette domain-containing protein: MLSVQSLGLHHSGNYLFQNVNFTIKKDDKVGLVGKNGAGKSTLLKMLSGEINFYEGEVITEGSVTIGFLKQDLDFVKGRTVWNETMQAFEQINAWKNELEEVNHQMATRTDYESDSYTDLINKMTELNDLLMNHDAYNLEGDMEKVLFGLGFKADDFQKITDEFSGGWRMRIELAKLLLQKNDIMLLDEPTNHLDMESIIWLENFLKDYPGAIVLVSHDKQFMTAVCNRTFDINNKKVDDYKANYTKYLVMREDRREKLIQAKKNQDAEIKQMEDNINKFRASATKASFAQSLIKKLDKIERIEVDNEDVSKFNIRFVQSMVPGKVIFEAENLGKAYGSKQIFDDVDFIVQRGDRIALLGQNGQGKTTLAKILAGDIKDYSGSWNLGHNVNIGYFAQNQEEVLTPNKTVLEEAEDAATEETRPRVRDLLGSFLFQGDAVSKKTKVLSGGERNRLALCKLLLRPFNTLIMDEPTNHLDIQSKEIIKLALQNFEGTLIVISHDREFLQGLCDKIYEFRDGKMKEFLGDINEYLEYRQKETIREISAEKAKLHNEDVKPEPKKAEEKPAVSAGQASVIVSKEQKNIQNKIKKVEEKISELETNIEAMEASFTRENPSDETLEKYNKAKEELDNALQEWEYLGTQLD, from the coding sequence ATGCTTTCTGTTCAAAGTTTAGGATTACATCATTCTGGAAATTATTTGTTTCAAAATGTCAATTTCACCATTAAAAAGGATGATAAAGTAGGTCTTGTAGGTAAAAATGGAGCTGGAAAATCCACTTTATTGAAAATGCTTTCCGGGGAAATTAATTTCTACGAAGGAGAAGTGATAACAGAGGGAAGCGTTACCATTGGTTTCCTGAAACAGGATCTTGATTTTGTGAAAGGAAGAACCGTCTGGAATGAAACCATGCAGGCTTTTGAGCAAATCAATGCCTGGAAAAATGAGCTTGAAGAAGTCAATCACCAAATGGCCACCAGGACAGATTACGAAAGTGATTCCTATACGGATTTAATTAATAAAATGACCGAACTGAATGACCTTTTGATGAATCATGATGCCTACAATCTTGAAGGCGATATGGAAAAGGTCTTATTTGGTTTAGGTTTTAAAGCGGATGATTTTCAGAAAATTACTGATGAATTTTCCGGAGGATGGAGAATGAGAATTGAGCTGGCAAAATTACTTCTTCAAAAGAATGATATCATGCTTCTCGATGAGCCTACCAACCACCTTGATATGGAGTCTATCATCTGGCTGGAAAATTTCCTGAAAGATTACCCGGGTGCGATCGTTCTCGTAAGCCACGATAAGCAGTTTATGACAGCCGTTTGTAACAGGACGTTTGATATCAACAATAAAAAAGTTGATGATTATAAAGCCAATTATACAAAATATCTTGTCATGAGAGAAGATCGCCGTGAAAAACTGATTCAGGCTAAAAAGAATCAGGATGCGGAGATCAAACAAATGGAAGATAATATTAATAAGTTCCGTGCCAGCGCTACAAAAGCATCTTTTGCTCAGTCACTGATCAAGAAACTGGACAAAATAGAACGTATTGAAGTCGATAATGAAGATGTTTCCAAATTCAATATCCGTTTCGTACAGTCTATGGTTCCCGGAAAAGTAATTTTTGAAGCGGAGAATTTAGGTAAAGCCTACGGTTCAAAACAAATCTTTGATGATGTGGATTTCATTGTTCAGAGAGGAGACAGAATTGCCCTTCTAGGTCAGAACGGACAAGGAAAAACAACGCTGGCTAAAATTCTGGCCGGAGATATTAAAGATTATTCAGGAAGCTGGAATCTTGGACATAACGTAAACATCGGGTACTTTGCCCAGAACCAGGAGGAAGTACTGACCCCTAATAAAACAGTTCTTGAAGAAGCAGAAGATGCTGCTACAGAAGAAACCAGACCTAGAGTAAGAGATTTGTTAGGATCTTTCTTATTCCAGGGAGATGCTGTTTCTAAAAAAACAAAAGTACTTTCCGGAGGAGAGAGAAACCGTCTTGCGCTTTGTAAACTATTGCTTCGTCCTTTCAATACCCTGATCATGGACGAACCTACCAACCACCTTGATATTCAGTCTAAAGAAATTATCAAGCTGGCTTTACAGAATTTTGAAGGGACGCTGATTGTGATTTCTCACGACAGAGAATTCCTTCAGGGACTTTGTGATAAAATCTACGAATTCCGTGACGGAAAAATGAAAGAATTCCTCGGAGACATCAATGAGTATCTGGAATACAGACAAAAGGAGACGATCAGGGAAATCTCGGCAGAGAAAGCCAAGCTTCACAATGAAGACGTAAAACCTGAACCTAAGAAAGCAGAAGAAAAACCTGCTGTCAGTGCTGGTCAGGCATCCGTTATTGTGAGCAAAGAGCAAAAAAATATTCAGAATAAAATTAAAAAAGTTGAAGAGAAAATTTCCGAACTGGAAACCAATATAGAGGCAATGGAAGCTTCTTTCACCAGGGAAAACCCTTCGGACGAAACTTTGGAAAAATATAACAAAGCCAAAGAAGAGCTGGATAACGCCCTCCAGGAATGGGAATATCTGGGAACTCAACTTGATTAA